One Firmicutes bacterium HGW-Firmicutes-1 genomic window carries:
- a CDS encoding DUF327 domain-containing protein, with product MDVKVNAVPATQAIELTPKKDGNVDNDFKFTLLSKIEEGELQSKLNTMMRDINVQGDKIAKHMDIKDMKKYRELIKDFMNEVVTHSHKFSRENFLDKRGRHRVYGIVKLVDKNVDDLAQELLKEEKNHLNILGKIDEIKGLLLDLVI from the coding sequence ATGGATGTAAAAGTAAATGCTGTACCAGCGACACAAGCAATAGAATTAACACCTAAAAAAGACGGTAATGTAGACAATGATTTTAAATTTACTCTTTTAAGTAAAATAGAAGAGGGTGAATTGCAATCAAAGTTAAACACCATGATGCGTGATATTAATGTACAAGGTGATAAAATTGCTAAGCATATGGATATCAAAGATATGAAAAAATATCGTGAACTCATAAAGGATTTTATGAATGAGGTTGTAACCCACTCCCATAAATTTTCAAGAGAAAATTTTTTGGATAAAAGAGGTCGCCATAGAGTATACGGTATTGTAAAATTAGTTGATAAAAATGTAGATGATTTAGCGCAAGAGTTATTGAAGGAAGAAAAGAACCATCTTAACATACTTGGTAAAATTGATGAGATTAAAGGTCTACTTTTAGATCTAGTAATATAG
- the holB gene encoding DNA polymerase III subunit delta': MNSFNDIVGHEEIIKHIRNSIKMDKVSHAYMFEGEEGIGKKLLASIFAKTLQCEAGKDEPCNSCSSCKSFDSLNHPDIKYVVATKKAGIGVDDIREQLNMDIHIKPYRYKYKIYMIEEGDTMTPQAQNALLKTIEEPPHYGIIIMIAHNSSRFLPTVLSRCVLLSLKAIEEKKIKAYLIENQNLSEAEAHMYASISRGNIGKAKTFLTSIEFEDIRNDIIYAMECIIEENDLEILEIAKKIGEYKEKADMVLDLMMTWLRDIMIIKEINDEKYIIHKDKYKTLLKHGQLLSYNRISVLMSRIEDMQRNIKVNVNYQLSLETLFF; encoded by the coding sequence ATGAATAGCTTTAACGATATAGTTGGACATGAGGAAATCATTAAACATATAAGAAACTCCATAAAAATGGATAAAGTATCCCATGCCTACATGTTTGAAGGTGAAGAGGGTATTGGTAAAAAGCTATTAGCAAGTATCTTTGCGAAGACACTCCAGTGTGAAGCAGGTAAAGACGAACCATGTAATAGTTGTTCCTCATGTAAAAGCTTTGATTCACTAAACCATCCTGACATTAAATATGTTGTAGCAACAAAGAAAGCCGGAATTGGTGTTGATGATATAAGAGAGCAATTAAACATGGATATTCATATTAAGCCATATCGATATAAATACAAGATATATATGATTGAAGAGGGTGATACAATGACACCCCAAGCGCAAAATGCATTGTTAAAAACCATAGAGGAGCCTCCTCATTATGGTATTATAATCATGATTGCACATAATAGCAGTAGATTTTTACCAACAGTATTATCTAGATGTGTACTGCTTTCATTAAAAGCAATTGAAGAGAAAAAAATCAAAGCGTATTTAATTGAAAACCAAAATCTATCTGAAGCAGAAGCGCATATGTATGCATCTATTTCCAGAGGGAATATTGGTAAGGCAAAAACTTTTCTAACATCTATTGAGTTTGAAGATATACGAAACGATATTATTTATGCTATGGAATGTATTATTGAAGAAAATGATTTGGAAATATTAGAAATAGCTAAAAAAATTGGGGAATATAAGGAAAAGGCAGATATGGTACTTGACCTAATGATGACCTGGTTAAGAGATATTATGATAATTAAGGAAATTAATGATGAAAAATACATTATTCACAAGGATAAGTATAAAACTTTGTTGAAACATGGACAACTTTTATCGTATAATAGAATAAGTGTCTTAATGTCTAGGATTGAAGATATGCAAAGAAATATTAAAGTCAACGTTAATTATCAATTGTCTTTAGAGACATTATTCTTTTAA
- a CDS encoding stage 0 sporulation protein, with product MIKVIGVRFRRAGKIYYFDPSEMEIEPGQFVIVETARGIEFGAVILGLKEITEEEVIQPLKKVIRIATEEDQKKEEKNKLKEKEAFTTCMEKIHKHGLDMKLIDCEYTFDNNKLLFYFTADGRIDFRELVKDLAAVFKTRIELRQIGVRDETKMVGSIGICGRSLCCNAHLSEFHPVSIKMAKEQNLSLNPTKISGVCGRLMCCLKYEEATYEMLNEKLPNVGDIVILADQREGEVLSVNVLRQLVKIVVRKKDGDTELTEVHVDELTIKKAVKRNNNDHLSKEELEELKKLEKMEQKEVEMKRD from the coding sequence ATGATAAAAGTAATTGGTGTGAGATTTAGAAGAGCAGGTAAAATATATTACTTTGATCCAAGTGAAATGGAAATAGAGCCAGGACAATTTGTGATCGTGGAAACGGCGAGAGGTATAGAATTTGGAGCAGTCATTTTAGGATTAAAAGAAATTACAGAAGAAGAGGTAATTCAACCTCTAAAAAAAGTAATTAGAATAGCGACGGAAGAAGATCAAAAAAAAGAAGAAAAAAACAAACTTAAAGAAAAAGAAGCGTTTACTACTTGTATGGAAAAAATTCACAAACATGGATTAGATATGAAGCTTATTGATTGTGAATATACGTTTGATAATAACAAACTTCTGTTTTACTTTACTGCTGATGGTCGTATAGACTTTAGAGAACTTGTTAAGGATTTGGCAGCTGTATTTAAAACAAGAATTGAGCTAAGACAGATTGGTGTAAGAGATGAAACAAAAATGGTTGGAAGCATTGGAATATGTGGAAGAAGCTTGTGCTGCAATGCACATTTATCAGAATTTCATCCAGTATCTATAAAAATGGCTAAGGAACAAAATCTATCACTTAATCCAACAAAGATTTCTGGAGTTTGTGGCAGGCTTATGTGTTGTTTGAAATATGAAGAGGCTACTTATGAAATGCTAAATGAAAAATTACCTAATGTGGGAGATATTGTTATATTAGCAGATCAACGAGAAGGTGAAGTGTTAAGCGTTAATGTTTTAAGGCAGCTTGTTAAGATAGTCGTTAGAAAAAAAGATGGAGATACAGAACTTACTGAAGTTCATGTTGATGAATTAACGATTAAAAAAGCAGTTAAAAGAAATAATAATGATCATTTATCTAAGGAAGAGCTTGAAGAACTAAAGAAACTTGAAAAGATGGAACAAAAAGAAGTAGAAATGAAAAGGGATTAA
- a CDS encoding SAM-dependent methyltransferase, with protein sequence MNHHPEERIDDLHIHDFRIIQNPKSFCFGMDAVLLSDFSKVKEGDCVLDLGTGTGIIPILLQAKTKGKHFTGLELQEDSVDMAQRSVAMNKQESQIDIVKGDIKEADRLFPLASFEVITSNPPYMDGGKGLINEHSPKAIARHEIYCTLEDVIRVASRLACVGGRFYMVHKPHRLIEIVELLKKYKMEPKRIRFVHAYKNKDANMVLIEAIRNGKPMVKIEKPLIIYDDINQYTDEIYEIYGYERSEEEGKLGKN encoded by the coding sequence ATGAATCATCATCCAGAAGAACGAATCGACGATTTGCATATTCATGATTTTAGAATCATACAAAATCCCAAAAGTTTTTGTTTTGGTATGGACGCTGTTCTATTATCAGACTTTTCAAAGGTAAAAGAAGGAGATTGTGTATTAGATCTTGGAACAGGCACAGGTATCATTCCGATTTTGCTTCAGGCTAAAACAAAGGGCAAACATTTCACGGGATTAGAACTACAAGAAGATAGTGTTGATATGGCACAAAGAAGTGTTGCTATGAATAAGCAAGAAAGTCAAATTGACATTGTTAAAGGAGATATTAAGGAAGCGGACCGTCTATTTCCATTGGCATCCTTTGAAGTTATAACAAGTAACCCGCCCTATATGGATGGTGGAAAAGGCTTGATTAATGAGCATTCACCAAAAGCTATTGCAAGGCATGAAATCTATTGTACTCTAGAGGATGTCATTAGGGTAGCTTCACGGCTAGCCTGTGTTGGAGGACGATTTTATATGGTTCATAAGCCACATCGCTTAATAGAAATTGTAGAACTACTTAAGAAATATAAAATGGAGCCAAAACGAATTAGATTTGTACATGCCTATAAAAATAAGGACGCAAATATGGTGCTTATTGAAGCTATTCGCAACGGAAAACCAATGGTAAAAATAGAAAAACCACTTATTATATATGATGATATTAATCAATACACAGATGAAATATACGAAATATATGGCTATGAAAGATCAGAAGAAGAAGGAAAGCTCGGTAAAAATTAA
- the rsmI gene encoding 16S rRNA (cytidine(1402)-2'-O)-methyltransferase — translation MNGKLYLVATPIGNLEDMTLRAIRTLNEVDYIAAEDTRHTIKLLNHFEIKKPLQSYHEHNKTEKGNKIIEDLLNGQQVALVTDAGTPAISDPGEDLVKLCHKNKIEVTSIPGAVALINGLILSGKDTRRFCFEGFLPFNKKERNNVLKGLKIETRTIIVYEAPHKLKGTIDDLFQALGNRNITITRELTKKFEEVLLMTLEEAVCYYKENDPRGEYVLVIDGESQLKLEEEKVEKWLEMTLEEHLNIYMKKDMSKNEAIKTIAKDRNMTRKEVYNYFNRME, via the coding sequence ATGAATGGCAAGCTGTATTTAGTAGCAACGCCAATTGGCAACTTAGAAGATATGACCTTAAGGGCCATTCGAACATTAAATGAAGTAGATTATATTGCCGCGGAGGATACGAGACATACAATAAAGCTCCTCAATCATTTTGAAATTAAAAAGCCATTGCAAAGCTATCACGAACACAATAAGACAGAAAAAGGCAATAAAATTATTGAAGATTTATTAAATGGACAACAAGTTGCACTGGTTACTGATGCTGGAACACCAGCTATTTCAGATCCAGGAGAAGACTTAGTAAAGCTTTGTCATAAAAATAAGATTGAAGTAACCTCCATTCCTGGAGCGGTAGCACTCATTAATGGTTTAATATTATCAGGAAAAGATACAAGACGATTTTGCTTTGAAGGATTTTTACCGTTTAACAAAAAAGAGAGAAACAATGTTCTAAAGGGCTTAAAGATAGAAACCCGAACAATTATAGTGTATGAAGCACCACATAAATTAAAAGGTACGATTGATGACTTGTTCCAGGCGCTTGGAAATAGGAATATCACTATAACAAGAGAGCTAACGAAGAAGTTTGAAGAAGTTTTACTCATGACGCTTGAAGAGGCAGTATGTTATTATAAAGAAAATGACCCTCGTGGGGAATATGTTCTTGTTATAGATGGTGAGTCGCAGTTAAAGTTAGAAGAAGAGAAGGTAGAAAAGTGGCTAGAAATGACCTTAGAAGAACATTTGAATATTTATATGAAAAAAGATATGTCAAAAAATGAAGCAATAAAGACCATTGCTAAGGATAGAAATATGACAAGAAAAGAAGTTTACAACTATTTTAACCGAATGGAATAA
- a CDS encoding AbrB family transcriptional regulator encodes MTYTGIVRKLDVLGRLTLPSEIRKQFNITTTDSLEIFVDDSHIILKKYQPADIFSGSMDDLIDYHGQKVSRKSILEMAQVAGLKVVL; translated from the coding sequence ATGACTTACACTGGAATCGTTAGAAAACTTGACGTTTTAGGTCGACTTACTTTACCTTCAGAAATCAGAAAACAATTTAACATTACAACAACTGATTCTTTGGAGATTTTTGTTGATGATAGTCATATCATATTAAAGAAATACCAACCTGCTGATATTTTCAGTGGTTCTATGGATGATTTAATTGATTATCACGGGCAAAAAGTCTCAAGAAAATCCATTTTAGAAATGGCACAGGTGGCGGGCTTAAAGGTGGTTCTTTAA
- a CDS encoding DNA polymerase domain-containing protein produces the protein MTSWIEIDGHSIKLTNTQKLLWPEIGIRKIDYINVLIQLSPYILAHTSDRMLSVIRYPEGIHNPFFYQKRVPEHTPEWIDCIKKDQDNYMNLNKQATLIWLGNSATLEFHIGFHKANESTISYLVFDLDPSEGQIFEQVVEVAFIIYEELIKLHLESFIKTSGASGLQIYVPIEKKYSYEEGRALNQFFAMYFSSKYPRQITIERNVKKRGSLLYFDYLQMWKGKTIISVYSPRAVKSGAVSTPITWEELEKGIQPGDFNLTNIMDRIKEKGDLFNVFLNEKSGKKQNLDFIVQHLGKS, from the coding sequence ATGACTTCTTGGATAGAAATAGATGGGCATTCAATAAAATTAACCAATACCCAAAAGCTTTTATGGCCTGAAATTGGAATTAGAAAAATTGATTATATTAATGTATTAATACAATTATCTCCATATATACTAGCGCATACTTCGGATAGGATGCTTTCAGTTATTCGTTATCCAGAGGGTATTCATAACCCGTTTTTTTATCAAAAGAGAGTTCCTGAGCATACGCCGGAGTGGATTGATTGTATCAAAAAAGATCAAGACAATTATATGAATCTGAATAAACAAGCGACATTGATATGGCTTGGGAATAGTGCCACATTAGAGTTTCATATAGGGTTTCATAAAGCAAATGAAAGTACAATTTCATATTTGGTATTTGATTTAGATCCATCAGAGGGTCAAATTTTTGAGCAAGTAGTTGAAGTGGCTTTTATCATTTATGAAGAATTAATAAAGCTTCATTTAGAAAGTTTTATAAAAACTTCTGGAGCCTCAGGATTACAAATTTATGTTCCAATTGAAAAAAAATATTCTTATGAAGAAGGGAGAGCGTTGAATCAATTTTTTGCGATGTATTTTTCTAGTAAGTATCCTCGACAAATTACGATTGAGCGAAATGTCAAAAAAAGAGGTAGTTTATTGTATTTTGATTACCTTCAAATGTGGAAAGGAAAAACGATTATTTCGGTATATTCTCCTAGAGCTGTTAAAAGTGGGGCTGTCTCAACACCAATTACATGGGAAGAATTAGAGAAGGGAATCCAACCGGGAGACTTTAATTTGACGAATATAATGGACCGTATTAAAGAGAAAGGTGACCTTTTTAATGTTTTTTTAAATGAAAAATCAGGGAAAAAACAGAATCTTGACTTTATTGTTCAACACCTAGGTAAAAGTTAA
- a CDS encoding hydrogenase, with translation MMDQVKTCQCEEISEEEKLKLIEEVIEEYQGQEGSLIQVLHMVQGIYGYLPIHIQQLIAQKLDKPLSEVSGVISFYSLFSTKPRGRHTINVCLGTACYVRGGKKIVDRLKEILEVNVGDTTDDNKFTLEVMRCMGACGLAPAMSIDDKIFKQVNPDKLTQILDLYN, from the coding sequence ATTATGGATCAAGTAAAAACATGTCAATGTGAAGAAATTAGTGAAGAAGAAAAACTGAAGTTGATTGAGGAGGTCATTGAAGAATATCAGGGGCAAGAGGGTAGTCTGATTCAAGTTCTACATATGGTTCAGGGGATTTATGGTTATTTGCCAATTCATATTCAACAATTGATTGCTCAAAAACTAGATAAGCCTTTATCAGAGGTATCGGGCGTTATAAGCTTTTATTCGTTATTTTCAACGAAGCCTCGAGGCAGACATACAATCAATGTCTGTCTAGGAACGGCGTGTTATGTAAGGGGCGGGAAAAAAATAGTAGATAGACTCAAAGAGATATTGGAAGTAAACGTCGGTGATACTACGGATGACAATAAGTTTACACTAGAGGTGATGCGCTGTATGGGTGCATGTGGATTAGCTCCAGCTATGTCCATAGACGATAAAATATTCAAACAAGTCAATCCCGATAAACTTACGCAGATTCTTGATTTGTATAACTAG
- a CDS encoding hydrogenase: MKIKTLNQLKAIKESYLLKKERANYVINVCFGAGCVSCDCKDIKDALMESLEKYDHVSKVIVNDTGCIGACYLGPSILVQPGDVYYVKLKPEDIDTIVYEHIVNDNIVKDKCYYDEKKERHLPFMKDIPFFKHQEKIVLKNCGTIDFKELEQYIGNSGYKALGKILLDKKPEDVIKEMKKSGLRGRGGGGFLAGLKWELARKTPSDQKYVICNADEGDPGAFMDRSLLEGDPHAIIEGMAIAGYAIGASKGYVYVRAEYPLAVERLENAIKDAREALLLGDSIFGSNFGFDIEVRIGAGAFVCGEETALINSIEGKRGEPRQKPPFPSDKGLFEKPSIINNVETFGNVPIIIRKGSSWFSQIGTDKSKGTKVFALAGTINNTGIIEVPMGTILGDILFDIGGGIKNDKKFKAAQTGGPSGGCLTKDSLNVPIDYDSLKDLGAIMGSGGLICMDEDNCMVDVARFFMEFVQDESCGKCVPCRLGTRRMLEILENITQGKGKEGDIERLIELGESIQKSALCGLGQTAPNPVLSTIKYFREEYEEHIRDHRCRAGVCQELVKSPCQNACPAGVNVPGYLTLIAAGRERDAYNLIRRENPFPAVCGRVCTHPCESKCRRSQLDQAIAIMDLKRYTADWVMKKAEPMQQLYYPPKGKSIGIIGAGPSGLTCGYYLSCTGYDVTVYEASSMAGGMLALGIPEFRLPNQLLTDEIMLAEQAGVKILLNTEVGKDILFDELKQKHDSIYIATGTHFPNTMGIKGEELKGVYYGIDFLRDVNLGKKVSVGERVAVIGGGSTAMDAARVALRLGAKEVTVLYRRQLEDMPADEREIVEARDEHIKMIPMIHPVEIIGNGKVEGIRCILLESGSFDTSGRRRPVPVTGSEVEYEFDMVIPAVSQHSDLPFIDEDEVEITKWGTFVTDNEGMTKQQGVFAGGDVVRGPDTVIWAIADGKKAASSIDKYLGGTGDLNKGIEVDVPRAQEETDLSEHDRFAIDELDPEKRIHNFDEVNQGFHKLNAIAESMRCLHCDRR, encoded by the coding sequence ATGAAGATCAAGACGTTGAATCAATTGAAGGCAATAAAAGAGTCTTATTTACTAAAGAAAGAAAGAGCAAATTATGTTATTAATGTTTGTTTTGGTGCTGGATGTGTTTCTTGTGATTGTAAAGATATAAAAGATGCATTGATGGAAAGCTTAGAGAAATATGATCACGTGAGCAAGGTCATTGTCAATGATACGGGCTGTATCGGTGCCTGTTACCTTGGACCATCCATCCTTGTTCAACCAGGAGATGTATATTATGTTAAGTTAAAACCAGAAGATATAGATACGATTGTTTACGAACATATTGTAAATGATAATATTGTTAAAGATAAGTGCTACTATGATGAAAAAAAGGAAAGACATCTTCCATTTATGAAAGATATTCCGTTTTTTAAACATCAAGAGAAGATTGTATTAAAGAATTGTGGCACCATTGATTTTAAAGAGCTTGAACAATACATAGGGAATAGTGGTTATAAAGCCCTCGGCAAAATATTATTAGATAAAAAGCCAGAGGATGTTATCAAAGAAATGAAAAAATCAGGTCTAAGAGGTAGAGGCGGCGGTGGATTTTTAGCTGGTTTAAAATGGGAACTCGCACGTAAAACCCCAAGTGATCAAAAATACGTTATTTGTAATGCCGATGAAGGTGATCCAGGGGCATTTATGGACAGGAGTCTTTTAGAAGGAGATCCACATGCGATTATTGAAGGGATGGCGATAGCTGGCTATGCAATAGGAGCATCGAAGGGGTATGTTTATGTAAGGGCTGAATATCCTTTGGCGGTAGAAAGATTAGAAAATGCGATTAAAGATGCTAGAGAAGCCTTATTGTTGGGTGATAGTATTTTCGGAAGTAATTTTGGTTTTGATATTGAAGTTAGGATAGGAGCAGGTGCATTTGTTTGTGGTGAAGAAACAGCTCTGATTAATTCCATTGAAGGTAAAAGAGGAGAGCCAAGACAAAAACCACCATTTCCATCAGATAAAGGATTATTCGAAAAGCCTTCTATTATTAATAATGTAGAAACATTTGGGAATGTACCAATTATTATTAGAAAGGGATCAAGTTGGTTTAGTCAAATAGGAACGGATAAGAGTAAAGGAACAAAGGTTTTTGCTCTTGCAGGAACAATTAATAATACTGGTATCATTGAAGTGCCTATGGGAACAATTCTTGGAGATATCCTTTTTGATATTGGTGGAGGCATTAAGAATGATAAAAAGTTTAAGGCTGCACAAACTGGAGGTCCATCGGGAGGTTGTTTAACAAAGGATAGTTTAAACGTACCAATTGATTATGATTCCTTAAAAGATTTAGGTGCTATTATGGGATCTGGTGGATTAATCTGTATGGATGAAGACAACTGTATGGTAGACGTAGCAAGATTTTTTATGGAATTTGTTCAAGATGAATCTTGTGGAAAATGCGTCCCTTGTAGATTGGGTACTAGAAGAATGCTTGAAATTCTTGAAAATATTACACAAGGAAAAGGAAAAGAAGGGGATATTGAGAGGCTCATTGAACTTGGAGAGTCTATTCAAAAATCAGCACTTTGTGGTTTAGGCCAAACAGCTCCGAATCCTGTATTAAGTACAATAAAATATTTCAGGGAAGAATATGAGGAACATATTAGAGATCATAGATGTAGAGCGGGTGTATGTCAAGAGCTAGTAAAATCGCCTTGTCAAAATGCTTGTCCCGCAGGTGTTAATGTTCCAGGCTATTTAACACTTATTGCCGCAGGTAGAGAAAGGGATGCATATAATTTAATTAGAAGAGAAAATCCATTCCCAGCGGTATGTGGTAGAGTATGTACGCATCCATGTGAAAGTAAATGTAGAAGAAGTCAGTTAGATCAAGCGATAGCAATTATGGATTTAAAACGATATACTGCCGATTGGGTTATGAAAAAGGCAGAACCTATGCAGCAGCTATATTACCCACCTAAAGGTAAATCTATAGGAATAATCGGAGCAGGACCTTCAGGACTTACTTGTGGATATTACTTGTCTTGCACAGGTTATGACGTAACTGTTTATGAAGCAAGTAGCATGGCAGGTGGTATGTTAGCGTTAGGAATACCTGAATTTAGATTGCCTAATCAATTATTAACGGATGAAATAATGCTGGCAGAACAAGCGGGTGTAAAGATCTTATTAAACACTGAAGTTGGTAAAGATATTTTATTTGATGAGCTCAAACAAAAACATGATTCTATATACATAGCTACAGGAACTCATTTTCCTAACACTATGGGAATAAAAGGCGAGGAATTAAAGGGTGTTTACTATGGAATTGATTTCTTGAGAGATGTCAATTTAGGTAAGAAAGTATCTGTTGGAGAAAGAGTAGCAGTTATTGGTGGTGGTAGTACGGCAATGGACGCTGCTAGAGTTGCGCTTAGGCTTGGAGCTAAGGAAGTCACAGTGCTTTATAGAAGACAACTGGAAGACATGCCAGCAGATGAGAGAGAAATTGTTGAAGCAAGGGATGAACACATTAAAATGATTCCAATGATTCACCCTGTAGAAATTATCGGAAATGGAAAAGTAGAAGGTATTAGATGTATTCTTCTCGAGTCAGGTTCCTTTGATACATCGGGTAGACGTAGACCTGTACCAGTAACAGGATCAGAAGTTGAATATGAATTTGATATGGTAATCCCAGCAGTAAGTCAACATTCAGATTTACCATTTATTGATGAAGATGAAGTTGAAATCACCAAATGGGGAACTTTTGTGACCGATAACGAAGGCATGACCAAACAGCAGGGAGTATTTGCTGGAGGTGATGTTGTAAGAGGTCCAGATACTGTAATTTGGGCGATTGCAGATGGTAAAAAAGCTGCTAGTTCAATCGACAAATATCTTGGAGGTACAGGAGATCTTAATAAGGGCATAGAAGTAGATGTCCCTCGGGCTCAAGAAGAAACAGATTTATCTGAACATGATAGATTTGCTATTGATGAGCTGGATCCAGAAAAACGTATTCATAATTTTGATGAAGTGAATCAAGGATTTCATAAACTTAATGCCATTGCAGAATCTATGCGTTGTCTGCATTGCGATAGACGTTAA